The Nyctibius grandis isolate bNycGra1 chromosome 3, bNycGra1.pri, whole genome shotgun sequence genome window below encodes:
- the GLIPR2 gene encoding Golgi-associated plant pathogenesis-related protein 1, with amino-acid sequence MGKSASKQFAEEVLKAHNDYRKKHGVPPLKLCKKLNRGAQQYAEELATTRVLKHSSESANGRCGENLAWASYDQPGKDVADRWYSEIKNYSFQNPGFSSGTGHFTAMVWKSTKKMGVGKASASDGSTFVVARYDPAGNVVNPGYYEENVLPPRK; translated from the exons CTTCCAAACAATTTGCTGAAGAAGTCTTGAAAGCACACAATGACTACAGGAAGAAACACGGAGTCCCCCCATTAAAACTCTGCAAGAAGTTAAACAGAGGAGCCCAACA GTATGCAGAAGAACTGGCTACCACAAGGGTCCTCAAACACAGCTCCGAGTCTGCTAATGGAAGATGTGGAGAAAACCTAGCATGGGCATCCTATGACCAACCAG gAAAGGATGTGGCTGACAGATGgtacagtgaaataaaaaattacagctttcaAAACCCAGGGTTTTCTTCTGGGACAG GTCACTTCACAGCAATGGTGTGGAAGAGCACAAAAAAGATGGGAGTCGGAAAAGCATCTGCTAGTGATGGCTCAACATTTGTGGTGGCTAGATATGATCCAGCGGGAAATGTAGTAAATCCAGGCTATTATGAAGAAAATGTCCTTCCtccaagaaaataa